From a single Nicotiana tomentosiformis chromosome 2, ASM39032v3, whole genome shotgun sequence genomic region:
- the LOC104100057 gene encoding abscisic acid 8'-hydroxylase 3-like isoform X1 has protein sequence MLTLSMKDILLLVRNYYDILLASILVISITLYLSKVSGKPKDAKSCIPGSLGIPFVGETFALLSATNSVKGCYDFVRLRREWHGKWFKTRIFGKIHVFVPSVEGAKTIFTNDFTLFNKGYVKSMADAVGKKSLLCVPQESHKRIRRLLSDPFSMHSLSKFVQRFDNMLCERLKKVQKEGKSFTVLDFNMKITFDAMCDMLMSIKDASLLEQIERDCTAVSDAMLSFPVMIPTTRYYKGIKARTRLMETFNAMITNRRNGKEYHEDFLQSMLEKDSCPANQKLDDEEIMDNLLTLIIAGQTTTAAAMMWSVKFLHEHGEVQDRLREEQISILRNKPNGALLTLDDLNSMSYASKVVKETLRMSNVLLWFPRVALDDCNIEDFEIKKGWHANIDATCIHYDPALYKDPMQFNPSRFDEMQKPYSYIPFGSGLRTCLGINMAKVTMLVFLHRLTSGYEWTVDDPDPSLEKKAHIPRLRSGCPITLTVLQDE, from the exons ATGCTTACTCTGTCAATGAAAGATATTCTCCTCCTAGTAAGAAACTACTATGACATTCTTCTGGCTTCAATACTTGTCATAAGTATTACACTTTACTTATCAAAGGTATCAGGAAAACCTAAAGATGCAAAAAGCTGCATACCCGGGAGCTTGGGAATACCTTTTGTGGGCGAGACCTTTGCACTTCTATCAGCAACCAACAGTGTCAAGGGTTGTTATGACTTTGTTCGACTCCGACGTGAGTG GCATGGAAAATGGTTCAAAACCAGGATTTTCGGGAAGATACATGTGTTTGTTCCAAGTGTTGAGGGTGCAAAAACAATTTTTACCAATGATTTTACTCTTTTCAACAAGGGCTACGTGAAATCAATGGCGGATGCTGTGGGAAAGAAAAGCTTGTTATGTGTTCCTCAAGAAAGTCACAAAAGGATTAGGCGTCTCCTATCTGATCCTTTCTCTATGCATTCACTGTCTAAGTTTGTCCAGAGGTTTGACAACATGCTATGTGAAAGATTAAAGAAAGTACAAAAGGAAGGGAAGAGTTTCACTGTGCTTGACTTTAACATGAAG ATAACATTTGATGCAATGTGTGATATGCTGATGAGCATCAAAGATGCGTCGTTGCTAGAACAAATTGAAAGAGACTGCACTGCTGTTTCTGATGCTATGCTATCCTTTCCAGTCATGATTCCAACCACCAGATATTATAAAGGCATCAAG GCACGCACAAGGTTAATGGAGACCTTCAACGCAATGATAACAAATCGGCGCAATGGGAAGGAATATCATGAAGACTTCTTGCAGTCGATGTTGGAGAAGGATTCATGTCCAGCCAATCAAAAGCTTGATGATGAAGAGATCATGGATAATTTGTTAACACTGATAATTGCAGGGCAGACAACTACTGCAGCTGCAATGATGTGGAGTGTCAAGTTTTTGCATGAGCACGGAGAAGTCCAGGACAGGCTCAGA GAAGAACAAATTTCAATACTCAGAAACAAGCCTAATGGGGCCTTACTTACCCTGGATGATCTCAATAGCATGTCCTATGCCTCAAAG GTTGTGAAAGAGACACTAAGGATGTCAAATGTCCTGTTATGGTTCCCTCGAGTTGCACTTGATGACTGCAATATTGAAG ATTTTGAAATAAAGAAAGGGTGGCATGCCAACATAGATGCAACATGCATACACTATGATCCAGCATTATACAAAGACCCTATGCAGTTCAACCCTTCAAGATTTGAC GAAATGCAAAAGCCATACAGCTACATTCCATTTGGATCTGGACTACGAACTTGCTTGGGAATTAACATGGCAAAAGTGACCATGTTGGTATTTTTGCACAGACTAACAAGTGGATACGA GTGGACAGTTGACGATCCAGATCCCAGCCTCGAAAAGAAAGCCCATATCCCCAGATTACGAAGTGGGTGTCCAATAACTTTAACAGTCTTGCAAGATGAATAG
- the LOC104100057 gene encoding ent-kaurenoic acid oxidase 1-like isoform X4, with product MLTLSMKDILLLVRNYYDILLASILVISITLYLSKVSGKPKDAKSCIPGSLGIPFVGETFALLSATNSVKGCYDFVRLRREWHGKWFKTRIFGKIHVFVPSVEGAKTIFTNDFTLFNKGYVKSMADAVGKKSLLCVPQESHKRIRRLLSDPFSMHSLSKFVQRFDNMLCERLKKVQKEGKSFTVLDFNMKITFDAMCDMLMSIKDASLLEQIERDCTAVSDAMLSFPVMIPTTRYYKGIKARTRLMETFNAMITNRRNGKEYHEDFLQSMLEKDSCPANQKLDDEEIMDNLLTLIIAGQTTTAAAMMWSVKFLHEHGEVQDRLREEQISILRNKPNGALLTLDDLNSMSYASKVVKETLRMSNVLLWFPRVALDDCNIEDFEIKKGWHANIDATCIHYDPALYKDPMQFNPSRFDVLISSIPYFYWKCKSHTATFHLDLDYELAWELTWQK from the exons ATGCTTACTCTGTCAATGAAAGATATTCTCCTCCTAGTAAGAAACTACTATGACATTCTTCTGGCTTCAATACTTGTCATAAGTATTACACTTTACTTATCAAAGGTATCAGGAAAACCTAAAGATGCAAAAAGCTGCATACCCGGGAGCTTGGGAATACCTTTTGTGGGCGAGACCTTTGCACTTCTATCAGCAACCAACAGTGTCAAGGGTTGTTATGACTTTGTTCGACTCCGACGTGAGTG GCATGGAAAATGGTTCAAAACCAGGATTTTCGGGAAGATACATGTGTTTGTTCCAAGTGTTGAGGGTGCAAAAACAATTTTTACCAATGATTTTACTCTTTTCAACAAGGGCTACGTGAAATCAATGGCGGATGCTGTGGGAAAGAAAAGCTTGTTATGTGTTCCTCAAGAAAGTCACAAAAGGATTAGGCGTCTCCTATCTGATCCTTTCTCTATGCATTCACTGTCTAAGTTTGTCCAGAGGTTTGACAACATGCTATGTGAAAGATTAAAGAAAGTACAAAAGGAAGGGAAGAGTTTCACTGTGCTTGACTTTAACATGAAG ATAACATTTGATGCAATGTGTGATATGCTGATGAGCATCAAAGATGCGTCGTTGCTAGAACAAATTGAAAGAGACTGCACTGCTGTTTCTGATGCTATGCTATCCTTTCCAGTCATGATTCCAACCACCAGATATTATAAAGGCATCAAG GCACGCACAAGGTTAATGGAGACCTTCAACGCAATGATAACAAATCGGCGCAATGGGAAGGAATATCATGAAGACTTCTTGCAGTCGATGTTGGAGAAGGATTCATGTCCAGCCAATCAAAAGCTTGATGATGAAGAGATCATGGATAATTTGTTAACACTGATAATTGCAGGGCAGACAACTACTGCAGCTGCAATGATGTGGAGTGTCAAGTTTTTGCATGAGCACGGAGAAGTCCAGGACAGGCTCAGA GAAGAACAAATTTCAATACTCAGAAACAAGCCTAATGGGGCCTTACTTACCCTGGATGATCTCAATAGCATGTCCTATGCCTCAAAG GTTGTGAAAGAGACACTAAGGATGTCAAATGTCCTGTTATGGTTCCCTCGAGTTGCACTTGATGACTGCAATATTGAAG ATTTTGAAATAAAGAAAGGGTGGCATGCCAACATAGATGCAACATGCATACACTATGATCCAGCATTATACAAAGACCCTATGCAGTTCAACCCTTCAAGATTTGACGTACTAATTAGTTCTATTCCTTATTTTTATTG GAAATGCAAAAGCCATACAGCTACATTCCATTTGGATCTGGACTACGAACTTGCTTGGGAATTAACATGGCAAAAGTGA
- the LOC104100057 gene encoding ent-kaurenoic acid oxidase 1-like isoform X5: protein MLTLSMKDILLLVRNYYDILLASILVISITLYLSKVSGKPKDAKSCIPGSLGIPFVGETFALLSATNSVKGCYDFVRLRREWHGKWFKTRIFGKIHVFVPSVEGAKTIFTNDFTLFNKGYVKSMADAVGKKSLLCVPQESHKRIRRLLSDPFSMHSLSKFVQRFDNMLCERLKKVQKEGKSFTVLDFNMKITFDAMCDMLMSIKDASLLEQIERDCTAVSDAMLSFPVMIPTTRYYKGIKARTRLMETFNAMITNRRNGKEYHEDFLQSMLEKDSCPANQKLDDEEIMDNLLTLIIAGQTTTAAAMMWSVKFLHEHGEVQDRLREEQISILRNKPNGALLTLDDLNSMSYASKVVKETLRMSNVLLWFPRVALDDCNIEGQFILSILLHDFQ, encoded by the exons ATGCTTACTCTGTCAATGAAAGATATTCTCCTCCTAGTAAGAAACTACTATGACATTCTTCTGGCTTCAATACTTGTCATAAGTATTACACTTTACTTATCAAAGGTATCAGGAAAACCTAAAGATGCAAAAAGCTGCATACCCGGGAGCTTGGGAATACCTTTTGTGGGCGAGACCTTTGCACTTCTATCAGCAACCAACAGTGTCAAGGGTTGTTATGACTTTGTTCGACTCCGACGTGAGTG GCATGGAAAATGGTTCAAAACCAGGATTTTCGGGAAGATACATGTGTTTGTTCCAAGTGTTGAGGGTGCAAAAACAATTTTTACCAATGATTTTACTCTTTTCAACAAGGGCTACGTGAAATCAATGGCGGATGCTGTGGGAAAGAAAAGCTTGTTATGTGTTCCTCAAGAAAGTCACAAAAGGATTAGGCGTCTCCTATCTGATCCTTTCTCTATGCATTCACTGTCTAAGTTTGTCCAGAGGTTTGACAACATGCTATGTGAAAGATTAAAGAAAGTACAAAAGGAAGGGAAGAGTTTCACTGTGCTTGACTTTAACATGAAG ATAACATTTGATGCAATGTGTGATATGCTGATGAGCATCAAAGATGCGTCGTTGCTAGAACAAATTGAAAGAGACTGCACTGCTGTTTCTGATGCTATGCTATCCTTTCCAGTCATGATTCCAACCACCAGATATTATAAAGGCATCAAG GCACGCACAAGGTTAATGGAGACCTTCAACGCAATGATAACAAATCGGCGCAATGGGAAGGAATATCATGAAGACTTCTTGCAGTCGATGTTGGAGAAGGATTCATGTCCAGCCAATCAAAAGCTTGATGATGAAGAGATCATGGATAATTTGTTAACACTGATAATTGCAGGGCAGACAACTACTGCAGCTGCAATGATGTGGAGTGTCAAGTTTTTGCATGAGCACGGAGAAGTCCAGGACAGGCTCAGA GAAGAACAAATTTCAATACTCAGAAACAAGCCTAATGGGGCCTTACTTACCCTGGATGATCTCAATAGCATGTCCTATGCCTCAAAG GTTGTGAAAGAGACACTAAGGATGTCAAATGTCCTGTTATGGTTCCCTCGAGTTGCACTTGATGACTGCAATATTGAAGGCCAGTTTATCCTTAGCATATTACTCCATGATTTCCAATAG
- the LOC138904688 gene encoding AAA-ATPase At5g17760-like, whose amino-acid sequence MASLSSIPSASSMFQAYASMTASITLLKTMLNQVVPRQVQYYIVSKIRSYYRPHSSNITLVIGEKDGIAINEVYNAAEIYLSAKTSPEFQRFRVSKKPKDPNVNVKFGNCGKITDSFEGIQLVWRYVHEAGTKNFSQDGDSGRGNFASEKRTYFELSFKKQHKEKIVNCYIPFVLEKAKVMSDEKKVVKLNSLANGPTYNSILWDSVNLEHPSTFETLALETALKKAIIEDLDRFLKRKEFYRRVGKAWKRGYLLYGPPGTGKSSLIAAIANYLKFDIYDLDLSHIRRDSDLRKLLLSTKNRSILVIEDIDCSVDLPERTQNRTNHAEYGRSRDREVSVLVTQIPYLIFGTCI is encoded by the coding sequence ATGGCGAGTTTGTCAAGCATTCCTTCAGCCTCGTCAATGTTCCAGGCCTATGCCTCAATGACTGCTTCAATAACCCTTTTAAAGACAATGCTGAATCAAGTGGTTCCTCGTCAAGTCCAGTACTATATTGTCTCCAAAATTCGTAGTTATTATCGTCCTCATTCATCAAACATAACTCTGGTTATAGGAGAAAAAGATGGCATAGCTATCAACGAAGTCTATAATGCTGCTGAAATCTACTTGTCAGCCAAAACCAGCCCCGAATTTCAACGTTTCAGAGTTAGCAAAAAACCTAAAGACCCAAACGTGAACGTAAAATTCGGCAATTGTGGAAAAATTACTGATTCTTTTGAAGGGATTCAATTGGTCTGGAGGTACGTTCACGAAGCTGGCACAAAAAACTTCTCACAAGACGGTGATTCTGGTCGTGGTAATTTTGCTTCTGAGAAACGTACTTACTTTGAGCTAAGCTTCAAAAAGCAACACAAGGAAAAAATCGTGAATTGTTACATCCCTTTTGTACTTGAAAAAGCCAAAGTCATGTCTGATGAGAAAAAGGTTGTCAAGTTGAATTCTCTAGCTAATGGTCCAACTTATAATTCTATACTTTGGGATTCCGTCAACCTTGAGCACCCTTCAACTTTTGAGACACTAGCATTAGAAACAGCACTGAAGAAAGCTATAATAGAGGATCTTGATAGGTTTTTAAAGAGGAAAGAGTTTTATAGGAGAGTAGGAAAAGCTTGGAAAAGAGGATACTTGTTGTATGGACCACCAGGGACAGGGAAATCAAGTTTGATTGCAGCAATAGCTAATTATCTAAAATTTGATATTTATGATTTAGACTTGTCTCATATAAGGAGAGACTCCGATTTGAGAAAGCTGCTGTTGAGCACCAAGAATAGGTCTATACTTGTCATTGAAGACATTGATTGCAGCGTGGATCTGCCTGAGAGAACTCAAAATCGCACTAATCATGCTGAATATGGTCGTTCACGAGATCGTGAGGTTAGTGTTCTCGTCACCCAAATTCCTTACCTTATTTTTGGAACATGTATTTAA